One Actinoplanes missouriensis 431 DNA segment encodes these proteins:
- the argH gene encoding argininosuccinate lyase yields MGVPETEEPTRLWGARFAGGPAEALARLSVSVQFDWRLAPYDLLASRAHARVLANAGLLDADELGKMLAALDDLESACAAGEFRPTVEDEDVHTALERGLLERLGSLGGKLRAGRSRNDQVATDLRLYLRDHARGVAVAVVELADALTEQAARNIDTPAPGMTHVQHAQPVSFGHWLLAHVQPLLRDLERLRDWDARTAISPLGSGALAGSSLPLDPAAVAKELGFSAPAPNSMDAVSDRDFVAEFLFTTALLGVHLSRLGEEVVLWTSTEFGWVELDDAFATGSSIMPQKKNADIAELARGKSGRLVGGLVAVLTMLKGLPLTYDRDMQEDKEPAFDAVDTLELLLPALAGMISTMTVRVDRLAAAAPVGFSLATEVADWLVRKGVPFRDAHEVTGKLVALCSARECELEDLTDDDLKTVSEHLDPSVREVLSVSSALAARTTPGSTGPGPVREQLATVQHKLDNWRQWAVEQVVPRH; encoded by the coding sequence GTGGGTGTGCCGGAAACTGAAGAGCCGACGCGGCTGTGGGGCGCTCGATTCGCGGGCGGCCCGGCGGAGGCGTTGGCCCGGCTGAGCGTGAGCGTGCAGTTCGACTGGCGGCTCGCGCCCTACGATCTGCTCGCCTCCCGCGCGCACGCCCGCGTCCTGGCAAACGCGGGACTGCTCGACGCGGACGAGCTCGGCAAGATGCTGGCCGCGCTGGACGACCTGGAGTCCGCCTGCGCCGCCGGGGAGTTCCGCCCCACCGTCGAGGACGAGGACGTGCACACCGCCCTGGAGCGCGGCCTGCTGGAGCGGCTCGGCTCGCTCGGCGGCAAACTGCGCGCCGGCCGGTCCCGCAACGACCAGGTCGCCACCGACCTGCGGCTCTACCTGCGCGACCACGCCCGCGGGGTGGCGGTCGCGGTGGTCGAGCTGGCCGACGCGCTCACCGAGCAGGCCGCCCGCAACATCGACACCCCGGCGCCCGGCATGACCCACGTGCAGCACGCGCAGCCGGTCAGCTTCGGCCACTGGCTGCTCGCGCACGTCCAGCCGCTGCTGCGCGACCTGGAACGCCTGCGCGACTGGGACGCCCGGACCGCGATCAGCCCGCTCGGCAGCGGCGCGCTCGCCGGCTCGTCACTCCCGCTCGACCCGGCCGCAGTCGCCAAGGAGCTGGGCTTCAGCGCCCCCGCGCCGAACTCGATGGACGCCGTCTCCGACCGTGACTTCGTCGCCGAGTTCCTCTTCACCACCGCGCTGCTCGGCGTGCACCTCTCCCGCCTCGGCGAGGAGGTCGTCCTCTGGACGTCCACCGAGTTCGGCTGGGTCGAGCTCGACGACGCGTTCGCGACCGGGTCGTCGATCATGCCGCAGAAGAAGAACGCGGACATCGCCGAGCTGGCCCGCGGCAAGAGCGGCCGGCTCGTCGGCGGCCTGGTCGCCGTGCTGACCATGCTCAAGGGCCTGCCGCTCACCTACGACCGGGACATGCAGGAGGACAAGGAGCCGGCCTTCGACGCCGTCGACACCCTCGAGCTGCTGCTGCCTGCCCTCGCCGGGATGATTTCCACCATGACGGTACGGGTGGACCGCCTCGCCGCCGCCGCCCCCGTCGGTTTCTCGCTCGCCACCGAGGTGGCCGACTGGCTGGTCCGCAAGGGCGTGCCGTTCCGCGACGCGCACGAGGTGACCGGCAAGCTGGTGGCGCTCTGCTCGGCGCGGGAGTGCGAGCTGGAGGACCTGACCGACGACGACCTGAAGACGGTCAGCGAGCACCTGGACCCGTCGGTGCGCGAGGTGCTGTCGGTGTCGTCGGCGCTCGCGGCCCGGACCACGCCGGGTTCCACCGGCCCGGGTCCGGTGCGGGAGCAGCTCGCGACCGTGCAGCACAAGCTGGACAACTGGCGGCAGTGGGCGGTGGAGCAGGTCGTGCCCCGGCACTGA
- the dapE gene encoding succinyl-diaminopimelate desuccinylase: MTSLDLTGDIVDLTRTICDIPSVSGDEKALADAVEAALRAYPHLEVLRDADAVVARTSAGRDTRVVLAGHLDTVPIAGNLPTTMQNQMVYGRGTVDMKAGVAVFLQLAALLDNPRHDVTYVFYDHEEVAASLNGLGRLVRNHPDWLAGDFAVLGEPSDGTVEGGCQGTMRVKITVPGVAAHAARSWRGSNAIHSAGAVLDVLRAYEPRRPVVDGLQYREGLNAVRIEGGIAGNVIPDLCTVFVNHRFAPDRDTDAAEAHLREVFAGFDLEVTDRAPGARPGLDQPAAKEFVDLVGREPQAKLGWTDVSRFAALGIPAINFGPGDPLLAHTDNEHVPADEIRKALQTLTSWLS; encoded by the coding sequence ATGACCAGCCTCGATCTCACCGGCGACATCGTCGATCTGACCCGGACCATCTGCGACATCCCGAGCGTGAGCGGCGACGAGAAGGCTCTCGCCGACGCCGTGGAGGCGGCCCTGCGCGCATACCCGCATCTCGAAGTCCTCCGTGACGCCGACGCCGTGGTCGCTCGCACCAGCGCGGGCCGCGACACCCGGGTGGTCCTCGCCGGCCACCTCGACACGGTCCCGATCGCCGGCAACCTGCCGACCACCATGCAAAACCAGATGGTGTACGGCCGGGGCACGGTCGACATGAAGGCCGGTGTCGCCGTGTTCCTGCAGCTCGCAGCGTTGCTCGACAATCCCCGTCACGACGTCACCTACGTCTTCTACGACCACGAGGAGGTCGCAGCGTCACTCAACGGCCTCGGCCGCCTGGTGCGCAACCACCCGGACTGGCTGGCCGGTGACTTCGCGGTGCTCGGCGAGCCGTCCGACGGCACCGTCGAGGGCGGCTGCCAGGGCACCATGCGGGTGAAGATCACCGTCCCCGGCGTGGCCGCGCACGCCGCCCGCTCGTGGCGGGGCAGCAACGCGATCCACAGCGCCGGGGCGGTGCTCGACGTGCTGCGTGCCTACGAGCCGCGCCGGCCGGTCGTCGACGGCCTGCAGTACCGGGAGGGCCTCAACGCCGTACGGATCGAGGGCGGCATCGCCGGCAACGTGATCCCGGACCTGTGCACGGTCTTCGTGAACCACCGCTTCGCCCCGGACCGGGACACCGACGCCGCCGAGGCCCACCTGCGCGAGGTCTTCGCCGGTTTCGACCTGGAGGTCACCGACCGCGCGCCGGGCGCCCGGCCAGGCCTGGACCAGCCGGCCGCGAAGGAGTTCGTCGACCTGGTCGGCCGCGAGCCGCAGGCCAAGCTGGGCTGGACCGACGTCTCCCGCTTCGCGGCCCTGGGCATCCCGGCGATCAACTTCGGTCCCGGCGACCCGCTGCTGGCGCACACCGACAACGAGCACGTCCCCGCCGACGAGATCCGCAAGGCCCTCCAGACCCTGACCTCCTGGCTCAGCTGA
- the argG gene encoding argininosuccinate synthase produces MTKRKIVLAFSGGLDTSYLLVDFREKGWDVVTANIDTGGLHSGEAEVVSARAEELGAIEHHVVDARAELYSRVVTYAIKANYLRNGAYPSCVGAERLIQAEKVVQVALEVGADAVAHGSTGAGADHVRYDAVIRALAPHLEIVTPVRDERLVREEEAEFLRSRGYAVSEKVKKYSINEGLIGTSIGGEETYGSWEYLPEDAWTYTKSIDAAPAEGVELLLTFEKGEVVDASYAGGDPLVEKDSPNYAILSALNVLGGEHGVGRGIHMGSTMVGNLARVGFEAPGMLILIAAHRELEKLVLSNRQQATKATLGNTYGDLLHEAVYFDPIMDDFRAFLDSSQTRVTGQVRVRLHKGNIVLLGSKSPYSLLDAATRSGVVYGHGSSLWTGEQARAFAHMYAVPGAIARAAATPAD; encoded by the coding sequence ATGACCAAGCGCAAGATCGTTCTCGCCTTCTCCGGCGGGCTGGACACCTCGTACCTCCTCGTGGACTTCCGCGAGAAGGGCTGGGACGTGGTGACCGCGAACATCGACACCGGCGGCCTGCACAGCGGTGAGGCGGAGGTCGTCAGCGCCCGCGCCGAGGAGCTGGGCGCGATCGAGCACCACGTCGTCGACGCCCGCGCCGAGCTCTACTCCCGCGTCGTCACCTACGCGATCAAGGCGAACTACCTGCGCAACGGCGCCTACCCGTCGTGCGTCGGCGCGGAGCGGCTGATCCAGGCGGAGAAGGTCGTCCAGGTCGCCCTCGAGGTCGGCGCGGACGCGGTGGCGCACGGTTCGACAGGTGCCGGCGCCGACCACGTCCGCTACGACGCGGTCATCCGGGCACTGGCCCCGCATCTGGAGATCGTCACTCCGGTACGCGACGAGCGGCTCGTCCGTGAGGAGGAGGCCGAGTTCCTGCGCAGCCGGGGCTACGCGGTCAGCGAGAAGGTCAAGAAGTACTCGATCAACGAGGGACTGATCGGTACCTCGATCGGTGGCGAGGAGACCTACGGCTCCTGGGAGTACCTGCCCGAGGACGCCTGGACCTACACGAAGTCGATCGACGCGGCCCCGGCCGAGGGCGTCGAGCTGCTGCTGACCTTCGAGAAGGGCGAGGTCGTCGACGCGTCCTACGCCGGTGGTGACCCGCTCGTCGAGAAGGACTCCCCGAACTACGCGATCCTCTCCGCGCTCAACGTCCTCGGCGGCGAGCACGGCGTCGGCCGCGGCATCCACATGGGCTCCACCATGGTCGGCAACCTGGCCCGCGTCGGTTTCGAGGCGCCCGGCATGCTGATCCTCATCGCCGCGCACCGCGAGCTGGAGAAGCTGGTGCTCTCCAACCGGCAGCAGGCCACCAAGGCGACGCTCGGCAACACCTACGGCGACCTGCTGCACGAGGCCGTCTACTTCGACCCGATCATGGACGACTTCCGGGCGTTCCTGGACTCCAGCCAGACCCGGGTGACCGGCCAGGTGCGGGTGCGGCTGCACAAGGGCAACATCGTGCTGCTGGGCAGCAAGAGCCCGTACAGCCTGCTGGACGCCGCGACCCGCTCCGGCGTGGTCTACGGCCACGGCTCCTCGCTTTGGACCGGCGAGCAGGCCCGGGCGTTCGCCCACATGTACGCGGTGCCCGGCGCGATCGCCCGGGCCGCGGCGACCCCCGCCGACTGA
- a CDS encoding arginine repressor has product MSLPVTRAGRHARIVELIRSRTVRSQTELADLLAHEGVQVTQATLSRDLEELNAVKVSGAYLIPEDGKRPLRETSQGPARLIRLLRELLTGVDSSGNIAVLRTPPGAAQFLASALDRSGLADVVGTIAGDDTILVVARDAGPGSGAALAEKLGNWSRPDSLEGNS; this is encoded by the coding sequence ATGAGTCTTCCGGTGACCAGGGCGGGGCGGCACGCGCGGATCGTCGAGCTGATCCGCAGCCGTACCGTGCGCTCGCAGACCGAACTCGCGGACCTGCTCGCCCACGAGGGCGTGCAGGTCACCCAGGCCACGCTCTCGCGGGACCTGGAGGAGCTCAACGCGGTCAAGGTCAGCGGCGCGTACCTGATCCCGGAGGACGGCAAACGCCCGCTGCGGGAGACGTCGCAGGGACCGGCCCGGCTGATCCGGCTGCTCCGCGAGCTGCTCACCGGCGTCGACTCCAGCGGCAACATCGCCGTGCTGCGGACCCCGCCCGGCGCCGCCCAGTTCCTGGCCAGCGCGCTGGACCGGTCCGGGCTGGCGGACGTGGTGGGCACCATCGCCGGGGACGACACGATCCTGGTGGTGGCCCGGGACGCCGGACCCGGCTCGGGCGCGGCGCTGGCCGAGAAGCTCGGCAACTGGAGCAGGCCGGATTCTCTGGAAGGGAACTCCTGA
- the argF gene encoding ornithine carbamoyltransferase, whose product MTTRHFLRDDDLTPQEQDDVLNLAAEMKANRFGHTPLAGPRSVAVFFDKASLRTRLSFEAGIAELGGQPIIVDTQNTHFGRGETLADAGKVVSRYVAAMVFRTHGDERLAELASGVKVPVINALSDGYHPCQLLADLLTIRERFGGTSGRTLAYVGDAANNMAHSYLIAGAMAGMNVRVAGPSGFDPDPAVVARAAEIAAWTGGSVEVLRDPREAVDGAHVVATDTWTSMGQEEDGKDRLTPFWPYQVNKELLAAASPDAIVLHCLPAHRGEEITDEVFDGPQSVVFDQAENRLHAQKALLTWLLAVNER is encoded by the coding sequence GTGACCACCCGCCACTTCCTCCGCGACGACGACCTCACCCCGCAGGAACAGGACGACGTCCTGAACCTGGCCGCCGAGATGAAGGCGAACCGGTTCGGGCACACGCCGCTCGCCGGCCCCCGCTCGGTCGCGGTCTTCTTCGACAAGGCCAGCCTGCGCACCCGGCTCTCGTTCGAGGCCGGCATCGCCGAGCTGGGCGGCCAGCCGATCATCGTGGACACGCAGAACACCCACTTCGGCCGCGGCGAGACGCTCGCCGACGCCGGCAAGGTCGTCTCCCGGTACGTGGCGGCGATGGTCTTCCGCACCCACGGCGACGAGCGGCTCGCCGAGCTGGCGTCCGGCGTCAAGGTCCCGGTGATCAACGCGCTGAGCGACGGTTACCACCCGTGCCAGCTCCTCGCCGACCTGCTGACGATCCGCGAGCGGTTCGGCGGCACCTCCGGCCGGACCCTGGCGTACGTGGGCGACGCCGCTAACAACATGGCGCACTCCTACCTGATCGCCGGCGCGATGGCCGGCATGAACGTGCGGGTGGCCGGCCCGTCCGGCTTCGACCCGGATCCGGCCGTGGTGGCCCGGGCCGCCGAGATCGCGGCCTGGACCGGCGGCTCGGTCGAGGTGCTGCGCGACCCGCGGGAGGCGGTCGACGGCGCGCACGTGGTCGCCACCGACACCTGGACCTCGATGGGTCAGGAGGAGGACGGCAAGGACCGGCTCACCCCGTTCTGGCCGTACCAGGTGAACAAGGAGCTGCTGGCGGCCGCGAGCCCGGACGCGATAGTGCTGCACTGCCTGCCCGCCCACCGCGGCGAGGAGATCACCGACGAGGTGTTCGACGGACCGCAGAGCGTGGTCTTCGACCAGGCCGAGAACCGGCTGCACGCACAGAAGGCCCTGCTCACCTGGCTGCTTGCGGTCAACGAGCGATGA
- a CDS encoding acetylornithine transaminase, with protein sequence MTTLSERWQQSMMNNYGGPTLGLVKGEGAVLTAEDGRQFVDFLGGIAVNALGHAHPAVVAAVTSQIQQLGHVSNLYIAEPPVALAELLLALAGRQGRVLFCNSGAEANEAAFKISRLTGRTHIVATHGAFHGRTMGALALTGQPAKQTPFLPLPGDVTHIEYGDTAALEAAVTDRTAMVIIEPIQGENGVVMPPPGYLAAARAICDRHGALLALDEVQTGIGRTGHWFHHQGEGVEPDIVTLAKGLGGGLPLGACLAFGPTADLLQPGMHGTTFGGNPVSCAAGLAVIRTIANEGLLDHVKRVGEQLRRGIEGLGHPLVSHVRGAGLLLGIVLTQPVAKDVAAKLLDAGFLVNPAQPDVIRLAPPLIISSDQADALIAALDGIR encoded by the coding sequence ATGACTACTCTCTCCGAGCGCTGGCAGCAGTCCATGATGAACAACTACGGCGGCCCCACCCTAGGTCTCGTCAAGGGTGAGGGCGCCGTGCTCACCGCCGAGGACGGCCGGCAGTTCGTCGACTTCCTCGGTGGCATCGCGGTCAACGCCCTCGGCCACGCGCACCCGGCCGTGGTCGCCGCCGTGACCAGCCAGATCCAGCAGCTGGGGCACGTCTCCAACCTCTACATCGCCGAGCCGCCGGTCGCCCTCGCCGAGCTGCTGCTCGCGCTCGCCGGACGCCAGGGCCGGGTGCTGTTCTGCAACTCCGGCGCCGAGGCCAACGAGGCCGCCTTCAAGATCTCCCGGCTGACCGGGCGGACGCACATCGTCGCCACGCACGGCGCCTTCCACGGCCGGACCATGGGCGCGCTCGCCCTCACCGGCCAGCCCGCCAAACAGACTCCCTTCCTGCCGCTGCCGGGAGACGTCACCCACATCGAGTACGGGGACACGGCCGCCCTCGAAGCGGCGGTGACCGACCGGACCGCCATGGTGATCATCGAACCGATCCAGGGTGAGAACGGCGTGGTCATGCCGCCACCCGGTTACCTGGCGGCGGCCCGTGCGATCTGCGACAGGCACGGCGCCCTGCTCGCGCTCGACGAGGTGCAGACCGGTATCGGCCGGACCGGGCACTGGTTCCACCACCAGGGTGAGGGCGTCGAGCCGGACATCGTGACCCTGGCCAAGGGCCTCGGCGGCGGCCTGCCCCTCGGCGCCTGCCTGGCCTTCGGGCCGACCGCCGACCTGCTGCAGCCGGGCATGCACGGCACCACGTTCGGCGGCAACCCGGTCTCCTGCGCGGCCGGCCTCGCGGTGATCCGCACGATCGCCAACGAGGGCCTGCTCGACCACGTGAAGCGGGTCGGCGAGCAGCTGCGGCGCGGCATCGAGGGCCTCGGCCACCCGCTCGTCTCGCACGTGCGCGGCGCCGGCCTGCTGCTCGGCATCGTGCTCACCCAGCCGGTCGCCAAGGACGTCGCGGCGAAGCTGCTCGACGCCGGTTTCCTGGTGAACCCCGCGCAGCCGGACGTCATCCGGCTCGCCCCGCCCCTGATCATCTCCTCCGATCAGGCGGACGCCCTGATCGCTGCCCTGGACGGTATCCGGTGA
- the argB gene encoding acetylglutamate kinase codes for MKAVEKAEILIEALPWLERFHGSTIVIKYGGNAMIDPALQAAFAADIVFLRLVGIKPVVVHGGGPQISRMLTKLGIESEFRGGLRVTTPEAMDVVRMVLVGQVGRELVGLINQHGPYAVGLSGEDAGLFTAVRRQAVIDGEPVDIGQVGDVDQVDTSAVDDLIAAGRIPVIATVAPDADGVLHNVNADTAASALAVALGARKLVVLTDVPGLYTNWPDTSSLTSEIDADALEKLLPSLESGMAPKMEACLRAVRGGVPAAHVVDGRVAHSTLLEVFTEEGFGTMVVPQSFQPPHPPPLNGLKA; via the coding sequence ATGAAGGCGGTGGAGAAGGCCGAGATCCTGATCGAGGCCCTGCCCTGGCTGGAACGCTTCCACGGCAGCACGATCGTGATCAAGTACGGCGGCAACGCCATGATCGATCCGGCGCTTCAGGCGGCTTTCGCGGCGGACATCGTGTTTTTGCGGCTCGTCGGCATCAAGCCCGTCGTCGTGCACGGCGGCGGCCCGCAGATCAGCCGGATGCTGACGAAGCTCGGCATCGAGAGCGAGTTCCGCGGTGGCCTGCGGGTCACCACCCCGGAGGCCATGGACGTGGTCCGGATGGTCCTGGTCGGCCAGGTGGGCCGGGAGCTGGTCGGCCTGATCAACCAGCACGGGCCGTACGCGGTGGGCCTCTCCGGCGAGGACGCCGGCCTGTTCACCGCGGTCCGCCGGCAGGCCGTCATCGACGGCGAGCCGGTCGACATCGGCCAGGTCGGCGACGTCGACCAGGTCGACACGTCGGCGGTCGACGACCTCATCGCGGCGGGCCGGATCCCGGTGATCGCCACGGTCGCGCCGGACGCCGACGGCGTGCTGCACAACGTGAACGCCGACACCGCCGCCTCCGCGCTCGCCGTCGCGCTCGGCGCCCGCAAGCTGGTGGTCCTCACCGACGTGCCGGGCCTCTACACGAACTGGCCGGACACCAGCTCGCTGACCTCCGAGATCGACGCGGACGCGCTGGAGAAACTGCTCCCGTCGCTGGAGTCCGGGATGGCGCCCAAGATGGAGGCCTGCCTGCGTGCGGTCCGCGGTGGGGTGCCCGCCGCGCACGTGGTCGACGGCCGGGTGGCCCACTCGACGTTGCTCGAAGTGTTCACGGAAGAAGGATTCGGAACCATGGTGGTCCCCCAATCCTTCCAACCGCCCCACCCGCCGCCCTTGAACGGACTAAAGGCATGA
- the argJ gene encoding bifunctional glutamate N-acetyltransferase/amino-acid acetyltransferase ArgJ, with protein MTVTTPKGFRASGVAAGLKASGNPDVALVVNDGPDYTAAAVFTGNRVKAAPVLWSQQVLKGGVIRAVVLNSGGANACTGTQGFRDTHSTAEHTAAVLRSGPKPMMVGPGDVAVCSTGLIGELLPMDKLLPGVTAAAKALTADGGSRAAEAIMTTDTVAKNAVAQRAGWSVGGIAKGAGMLAPALATMLVVITTDASADNETLDAALRAATRVTFDRIDADGCMSTNDTVILLASGASNAQPTLAELTAAVTEVCHDLAQQLIGDAEGATKHIAIEVAGAASEADAVQVGRVVANNNLVKTALFGNDPNWGRILAAVGTTSAAFEPDRVDVAINGVWVCKGGAAAEDRSKVDLSGRDVQITINLREGEMSATIWTTDLSHAYVHENSAYSS; from the coding sequence GTGACCGTCACCACCCCCAAGGGCTTCCGCGCGTCAGGCGTCGCCGCCGGGCTCAAGGCCAGCGGAAACCCGGACGTCGCCCTGGTCGTCAACGACGGGCCGGACTACACCGCGGCCGCCGTCTTCACCGGCAACCGGGTGAAGGCCGCGCCGGTGCTCTGGAGCCAGCAGGTGCTCAAGGGCGGGGTGATCCGCGCCGTCGTGCTCAACTCCGGCGGGGCCAACGCCTGCACCGGCACGCAGGGCTTCCGGGACACCCACAGCACGGCCGAGCACACCGCGGCGGTGCTGCGGAGCGGCCCGAAACCGATGATGGTCGGCCCCGGCGACGTGGCGGTCTGCTCGACCGGGCTGATCGGCGAGCTACTGCCGATGGACAAGCTGCTCCCCGGCGTGACGGCGGCCGCGAAGGCGCTCACCGCCGACGGCGGTTCCCGGGCCGCCGAGGCGATCATGACGACCGACACGGTCGCGAAGAACGCGGTCGCCCAGCGCGCCGGCTGGTCGGTCGGCGGGATCGCCAAGGGCGCCGGCATGCTCGCCCCGGCGCTCGCCACCATGCTCGTCGTGATCACCACTGACGCGTCGGCGGACAACGAGACGCTCGACGCGGCGCTGCGCGCTGCCACCCGGGTCACCTTCGACCGGATCGACGCCGACGGCTGCATGTCGACGAACGACACGGTGATCCTGCTGGCCAGCGGCGCGTCGAACGCGCAGCCCACGCTCGCGGAGCTGACCGCCGCGGTCACCGAGGTCTGCCACGACCTGGCCCAGCAGCTGATCGGCGACGCCGAGGGCGCCACCAAGCACATCGCGATCGAGGTGGCGGGCGCGGCCAGCGAGGCCGACGCGGTGCAGGTCGGCCGGGTGGTGGCGAACAACAACCTGGTCAAGACGGCGCTCTTCGGCAACGACCCGAACTGGGGGCGGATCCTCGCGGCGGTCGGCACCACGAGCGCGGCCTTCGAGCCGGACCGGGTCGACGTCGCGATCAACGGGGTCTGGGTCTGCAAGGGCGGCGCCGCGGCCGAGGACCGGTCCAAGGTCGACCTCTCCGGGCGGGACGTGCAGATCACGATCAACCTGCGGGAGGGCGAGATGAGCGCGACGATCTGGACCACCGACCTGTCTCACGCCTACGTGCACGAGAACTCGGCCTACAGCTCATGA
- the argC gene encoding N-acetyl-gamma-glutamyl-phosphate reductase, with protein sequence MGIRVAVAGASGYAGGELLRLLAGHPEFDLVTATAHSQAGSAVSAVHPQLAGLDLTLGATDAETLSGADLVFLALPHGQSAAVAAQLPTGTKVVDLGADFRLESAEQWTRYYGGGHAGTWTYGLPELPGARAAIAASDRVANTGCYAATITLALAPLIAAGVADPEDVVVVASSGTSGAGRNAKVNLLASEIMGDLSPYKVGAHQHVAEIKQATGAGSLSMTPILAPMPRGILATVTARRLNGGDPREALQAAYATEPFVHVLPEGQWPHTAATAGSNSCHLQATVDIDSGRIIVVSALDNLGKGAAGQAVQVANIMFGLPETTGLSVFGVAP encoded by the coding sequence ATGGGAATCCGGGTCGCGGTAGCGGGAGCAAGTGGTTACGCGGGGGGCGAGTTGCTGCGCCTGCTGGCCGGGCACCCCGAGTTCGACCTCGTCACGGCCACGGCGCACAGTCAGGCAGGGTCGGCGGTCAGTGCCGTACACCCGCAGTTGGCCGGGCTCGACCTGACGCTCGGGGCGACCGACGCGGAGACCTTGAGCGGCGCCGACCTGGTGTTCCTCGCTCTGCCGCACGGGCAGTCCGCGGCCGTGGCGGCGCAGCTGCCGACCGGGACGAAGGTGGTCGACCTGGGCGCCGACTTCCGGCTGGAGAGCGCCGAGCAGTGGACGCGCTACTACGGCGGCGGGCACGCCGGGACCTGGACCTACGGCCTGCCCGAGCTGCCCGGCGCGCGGGCCGCGATCGCCGCGTCCGACCGCGTGGCGAACACCGGCTGTTACGCCGCGACGATCACCCTGGCGCTCGCGCCGCTGATCGCCGCCGGCGTGGCCGACCCCGAGGACGTCGTGGTGGTCGCCAGCTCGGGCACCTCCGGCGCCGGCCGCAACGCCAAGGTCAACCTGCTGGCCAGCGAGATCATGGGTGACCTGTCGCCCTACAAGGTCGGCGCGCACCAGCACGTCGCCGAGATCAAGCAGGCCACCGGCGCGGGCTCGCTGTCGATGACCCCGATCCTCGCGCCGATGCCGCGCGGCATCCTGGCGACCGTGACGGCCCGCCGGCTCAACGGCGGCGACCCGCGCGAGGCGCTGCAGGCGGCGTACGCGACCGAGCCGTTCGTGCACGTGCTGCCCGAGGGGCAGTGGCCGCACACGGCCGCCACCGCCGGTTCCAACTCCTGCCACCTGCAGGCCACCGTCGACATCGACTCCGGGCGCATCATCGTGGTGAGCGCGCTTGACAACCTCGGCAAGGGCGCGGCCGGCCAGGCCGTGCAGGTCGCCAACATCATGTTCGGTCTGCCCGAGACCACGGGCTTGAGCGTCTTCGGAGTCGCGCCGTGA
- a CDS encoding SanA/YdcF family protein, whose translation MLKNLWIRRLVTTAALGGILAVAVTAGCLHWVRSTAAGHVYRVDTVPSAPVALVLGAQVHPGGQPSAFLEARLEIARQLYAAGTVKAILVSGDHANWDYDEPGSMMVWLVSHGVPVSRVVLDHAGFDTYDSCARARRIFGVRRAIVVTQSFHIERAVALCRALGVDATGVGDETVRSDRRLWLRGEIREEFAAVKAAADVLSRRDPILLGRHETGVDAATS comes from the coding sequence GTGCTGAAGAACCTCTGGATCCGCCGGCTCGTCACCACGGCCGCGCTTGGCGGCATCCTTGCGGTTGCCGTCACCGCCGGCTGCCTTCACTGGGTACGGTCGACGGCTGCCGGGCACGTCTACCGGGTCGACACCGTCCCGTCCGCTCCGGTCGCCCTGGTTCTCGGTGCTCAGGTCCACCCCGGTGGGCAGCCGTCGGCGTTCCTCGAGGCGCGGCTGGAAATCGCCCGGCAGCTTTACGCGGCCGGCACGGTGAAGGCGATCCTGGTTTCCGGCGACCACGCGAACTGGGATTACGACGAGCCCGGTTCGATGATGGTCTGGCTGGTGTCGCACGGTGTGCCGGTGTCCCGGGTGGTGCTGGACCACGCCGGGTTCGACACCTACGACTCGTGCGCGCGGGCGCGCCGGATCTTCGGCGTGCGCCGGGCGATCGTGGTGACGCAGAGCTTCCACATCGAGCGGGCGGTGGCGCTCTGCCGGGCGCTCGGGGTGGACGCGACGGGCGTCGGCGACGAGACGGTCCGGTCGGATCGGCGGCTCTGGCTGCGCGGTGAGATCCGGGAGGAGTTCGCCGCGGTGAAGGCGGCCGCTGACGTGCTGTCCCGGCGTGACCCGATCCTCCTGGGCCGGCACGAGACCGGGGTCGACGCCGCGACCAGCTGA